The sequence TTCTCGTAATGCCACCTACATGTCGAAAACTACCCAGAATGACCTCATGAAATTGATGGCAGATGACATAATTCAGCAAATAGTGGATAATGTAAAAAGTAGTCCCTTTTTTGCTGTGCTGGCAGATGAAGTAAGAGATGTAAGTGGGTGGGAGCAGTTGGCAGTGTCTCTTAGATACATGAAGGACAACAAGGCAGAAGAGAAGTTGATTAAGTTCATTGCTTGCAGCTCTGGGACAGGTAGTAGCATCTGTGCTGAGATACGGAATGCCTTGAAGAAGCTTGGTCTTGATGAAACACGTTGTCGAGCCCAGGCCTATGATGGTGCTGGTGCTATGTCTGGCCACCTTAACGGTTGCCAGAAGAATTTTCGAGACCATGTACCCCGGGCACAGTACTATCACTGCTGCAGTCACCAACTGAACTTGGCGTTGACAAAGTCTTGTAATGTGTCTGAAGTTCACTGCATGCTTTCCGACTTGAAGGCTGTTGGGCTCTTCTTCAAGTACTCCCCAAAACGGCAACGTACATTAGAGCAGAGTGTTGAACAAGAGAACACCAAGCGGACATCTGCCGGTGAAAAGCCAATCAGAGCTCAGAAGCTAAAGCTACTGTGTGAAACTCGCTGGGTAGAACGGCATACTGCCTTAAAAGACTTCAGAGATATGTACTTTGCCTTAGTCCACTGCCTCCAAGTTATTTCAGGCCAGATCATTGCCACTCCAACTGCTGCCTCTAAGTACGATGCGAAGTCTGTCACTGAGGCAAATGGCCTCCTCCGCTCGATAACGTCAGATTCATTCATCGTAGCTCTGCACTGCTGCACATATCTGTTCGGTTACACAAAGTGTCTGAGTGTTCTACTGCAAGGATCGCAATTGGATGTGCTGGAGGCATATGGTGAAATCAACCAAGTTCTAAGTCTGTTAGAAGAGATCAGAAGTAACAGTGAGAGAGAATTCTCTTCAATTTTCGCCTCTGCATCAGCAGTTACATCCCGTGTCTTAGACCAAGACCATCCACAAGTTCCTCGCTTAGCTGCACGACAGACACTACGCAGCAATCATCCTGCATCAACTCCAGAGAGCTACTGGCGGAGAGCTGTCTTCATTCCATTCATTTACAGCATGATCAGTGAACTTGGCAGTAGGTTCACTGACATGAGCCATGCATCGGTGCAAGGACTGCTGCTCCTGCCAAAACACTGCCAGAGCCTCACTCCTCACCACCAGGCAGCTATCCCGAAGGCTTATGCTCCAGATTTGCCTGATGACCCAACTTTCGAGGCCGAGATACGCCGATGGAAGAGGAAGTGGGAGTATGCAGGTGCTGCTACCTTACCAACCGGTGTTACAGAGACGCTGGGTGCTGTGAATGAAGTGGCATATGCCAACATTGTCTGCATTCTTCGCCTGTTGTTGATAATACCCGTCACCACAGCCACAGTTGAAAGAGCGAACTCTGCACTAAAGCTGATCAAAACAGACCTGCGGAGCACGATGGCACAAGACAGGCTAAATGCGCTAGTGCTCATGTTTGTCCACAAGGACTTGTCTGTCAACCATGAGCGTGTGATAGACTCTTTTGCGAAGGCATATCCGAGACGCTTGCTGTTTCTGGATCCAACTGCTACAACAGAAGAAGCACAATCAAAGTGACGGTGACATTGTTTTCAGTGATGGTTGTATTGTCGGTCCATCAGATTTCTTCTTCAGTTCTGAATCAGTGATGTTACTTTTCCACACTCCTCTGTTTTCTGATGTTATATATCAacctgttttgcatgtgttgaGTAAAGTGAAATATAGTTATAATATGAAAATATCACAAACTCGACCTCATTTGAACTGATGACTATAAGATATTCCTAGAGGGCCAGCTGCGAAAATGTTGAACACGGACACGTGACTAACTGGTGACGTCATTACCGAACCTGACAGACCGCGCCTGTACCTGGTGagaatcctggatccgccactgtagTTGGACGTATATGCAACCCAGTCAGCTACAAAAGAAGTCACGCTCGAGAAAATGAAGACGTCGTTTTCAATTCACGGAATTTCCGAAAGGTTTGTATCAGACAATGGCACGTGCTTTACGAGTAGCGAATTTCGAGAGTTTACTTTACGAATAGTTTTGCGAGAGTCAAGGAATAATCCATACCAAATCAGCACTTTATCATCCGTCATCTAACGGACTAGCCGAACGGGAGGTACAAACCCTCAAGGATGGACTAAGGAAGCTGAAAACAGGAAACTTGAATGAAAAACTTCAAAAATTTTGtagacatacaacaacacGCCGCACGCCTCCGCACGCTCAACGTCAGCAGAGCTACTTTTGGGAAGGAGACCGCGAATCAGACTTGACCTCATCAGAACGTATGATAGTAGAACAGTTGGAAGGAAACAGGAGGTTCAAAAAGAAAATTACGATACTAGATGCCAAAGCCAGGAAATACAACGGGGGTAAGAGGTTTTTGTCCAGAACTTTAGAACGGAACCTCGCTGGATGCCAGCCCGGGTGACGGAAAAGACTGGACCAGTATCATACCGGTGCGAACTGGAAGATGGCCGCATCATACGAAGGCATATAGATCATCTCAGACTGCGTCAGCACACGTCGGATCGAGTTATCAGAAAGgatcacacaaacacacctaAGAAAGACGGCATAGAAGAGAAAGAGGACGAGGAATTCATGGAAGGGCCGGGGTTGACGAGGGACAACAAAAGGAGCGATGTCTGTCTTCACCGTGAGAATGCTCTTCCCGAAAGAACCGAAGAAGGAGCGACTGAGCAAAACGAAGCTTTTCTATTGAGATCACCAGAGATTCGGAACGAACGAGGACTTGGGGAGATAGATGAAGTTGGACTGGGCAATAATTCGAATCCAGCGAACGAGACATCGTTGCCGCGGTCCTCTCGTATCAGAAAGGCACCCTAGCGACTAGATCTTTAAATATATGATTAGATTAATTTGAGTTTTGCGGGGAATCGATCGTTAAACAACAGTTGTGTTTTATCTAGAGGGGGAGGGATGTCATGGCGTGTTTTCATAGACCCGGATACTCTGGGACCTGGGGTTTTGGCGCGAGCCGGTAACTTGTCTGAGTCGCACTGTGTATTGGGTAGAGACCAAATATACCAGGTAACATTCaaaatttgcagttttctctacaaacaaacatatgcgAAAGTAAAGCATACATGTAAATTAGTTTCAATATACCACAAACATGTTCTGTGGAAATGGTAGTAATGAAAAATTGTTGAATTACTCTAAATCAGTAATTACTACGAGTGAATAATCCTATTTGACCGGTACTGTATACATATAAATATTTGTTCACAGTGAGGCTGTATATATAGTATTATTTAGTTGTTTGACTATTGAGCGCATAAATGTGCCAACTGTTGGGATGTTGTCACTCACACAAAGACACGATTTTAGACGTCCACGGATTGAAATAGGAAACAACAACGTGTGCGTGTTTGTCAGATAGTTTGCTCTTGTTGCAGTTCAAGAGAGTTGATCCTGATCCTTGGCGTCGCCGTGGTGCTAACGCAAGCAACGACAGCACAACTCTGTCTTGAATTTGCACAAATTGTTCTtgtcatattaattaattaacgatatACACTGTTTTTCTGGAAGGACGTACAGTACACGCATCAAGTTTATACTTTTGTCAGTCACTACAACTGATTCGTGTATGTGTAATAGTCGCTCTATTTCAAACGTTACAGAAACAGTACAAACAATAGTGATACGAAAGACGGTGGGCTGGCAATTCTCTCACCGGCGACGCGGACGGTGATCTATGGCCTGCATTAAAAAAGAACTTCGTCTACCTGTGCAACACATTGCGTTTCACGTACTTgtttttttcttgtttgtatgaGAAGGTTTCCTATTGCAAGATGACTTCGAGGATTTACGagataattattataattggAGCGACGACAAGCTGCATTGTCTGCTCGTGATGATTCTTCCTCGTCAATCAGCGTCCATGTTCAAACCGTTTTGCGACATTCTCCATCATGTTGGGCAAGGGCATATTGTTGATCGCTTGCTAGGGAATCACTATCCGTCCGTCTTTTCAGAACGTAAAGCGTCATGCAGTTTGAATAATTCACACGTTTCTGTATGACATGATAGTTTTGCAGAAATCGGCAAAGACCAAGAAAATATTAGAAGAATGGAAACAATCCTAGAGCAAAACTATGCAGTTGGGAAGAGAGAACAAGGAACAACAGGAACGACGAGCTGATACCGAAGGAGATCGCGCTGAGAGGGCAGAATCTCTAGCTAGGGCCGAGAAAGTTCGAGCGGACAGAAAGTACGCTAAAGTTCTAGCAGAGAAACAAGTATTACGGCAGCTTACCACTTCCGGTCTGCGATACGCAGTCTTTCAAAGAGAAGAAGACTGGATAGGTAAGAGAATCTTCATTTGATAATTTCAAGGAATTAGACTGGATGTCATGTCAATAGATAAATGGTAAGAAATGATCTAACTTATTATTATAGTGGCATGGTTATTGCGGGGATAGACGCTCTTCAATTTTATTGAACTGTTTGCTTTACAATGCTGGTCTACTAGGttgggtgcgtgcgtgcgtgtgtgtgtgtgtgtgtgtgtgtgtgtgtgtgtgtgtgtgcgtgtgtgtgtgtgtgtgtgtgtgtgtgtgtgtgtgtgtgtgtgtgtttgtgtttgtgtgtatctgttgCACTACAGGACAACTTACTGTATACTGCAAAAGAATAAGCAAGGCCCACGTTTGTGATCTAACCACAGATTGGTGGCGCGTACTCAAAGACATGCTGACAAAACGATCAAGTTCCTCGTGCGTTATTTTCAATGATTCAGTCTACGTACTTAGGTGGAGGTTGGAATGACAACGCAGAGCCATGTCATACAGTTGAGTGTCTACGAAAGGGAAACAGGATTGGGAAGAGTTGACTTCATATCCCATTCTAATGCCTACTATGACAGCATTTGGTAACAAAATTGTGTCAACTAGAGGACAGAACACTGATTATTCACTTTTGAATGAAGTGCAATGGTTTGTAGAAACGTGGTGTCTACAGTATCGATCGTCGCTAGAGTCCTATTTTTCCAAAGATCTGAATTTAGCAAAATTGAAGAATCCTGCTGATAAAGGTTACTAACTGTAATTAATCGACGCATTCCTTTGGGCTTTGAACACTATAATTGGAAACACACGCAAATGTTACGTTTTGTACAACTGGAACTTTTGTGTTAGTTTGGTGATGATGCTTGTGAAGCTATGAAACAGTCTTAATTAGGACACTGTATTTCTTGAAGTAGCGATTTATGGCAGGAAATTCTAAAACAGCTAGGACTAACACTTATGTATTAAATGGACGAATCTTAGTGGTAGTAGAGAGTCTATAATATTGATTAGTTTCGACCTTAGAATATGTGTGAATCGTGTTGAGGTGAATTGAATTGGTTCAGCTCAAGTGCTTAGAGAATAAACTCCAGCTGAAGAGACAAGGCAGTAGTGTAAACACAGTTCCTTCCTAGACCATCTTTTGAGTCAGCTAGCTGAATGATTCAGCAGGGATCACCAACGTATTGCGTTTGTCCTAGCTTACAGTAAAAGGTGTCGTACGTGGTACAAATTTGaaagtgcatgtgcatgccACTGAATCAGCAAAGCTTTACAATGATGACCCTCTCTCACCAGATAACCTAGATGTGTACTGCTTGCTGAAAAGCAAAATGGGATAACCGTGAGGGAGACATACTTCGTTAACTATGAAACCGGGGACCAACATGAGGGAGATATTCTTAGTTAGCTATGGAACCGAAGAGCACTAtcaaacaatgtgacaaaaaCTATTTTCCTAACATATCCGTACTCTATTAATTAGGAATCTGACATTTGTATACTTTCTCTAAACAGTTGTACCTGTCAGCGCAGTATCAGCGGCCTGAAACGTCTCAAAACCATATAAGGTCTACGGTCAAGAATGGCTCAATGGACTTGCACTTCAACTATGGATTATAATGCAATTTGGATAAAGTTTGCTAGAAAACATCCTTGCAGAATTTCTCTTAAGCGTACTAAACAGTATAAATTAACGTATGTTACCTGCTTTTTTAAGAGTACATTATTTATAGTATAgcaaattataaataaatataccgTGACACCAAGCTGTAGATATGAAACTCCTTTGCTGATCAAACATTAATGTTTGTAGTTTGACTGCTCTGCCAATTATCTTGGTAATTATTTGAAGATTGTGTTCTTGCCTTGAATTAACTCTACTAAACTTTTACAATCAATTCACTTTACAAATAGACAGCAAGAGAACCTAGCTCCTAATATGACAGTGCAAAATCAAGATATGACAACCctacaaaaattttaaatcaGAGAGTTTCCAGTTACAACGCATATCTATTTGCATTTAACACCACAGATataaacacatgtacaaaacaTTGTATTTTTTCTAATTCCTGTGCACAGAGTATACGTAGCAAGCACCAGACTATTTTGTAATGAGTCCTGACTGTACTGATATAGCTAAAAACCAAATCACTGAGGTGGGCAGACATGCTCCACCAAACTGCCGCCAAAAACAGCTTCAGCCTGAGATCTGCAACCTATTGTACACATTGCATGGATCATTGCTGCTTGGTTGGCTCTGTCACCAAATTCATCAGTCCATTTACGCAATGCTGTTACAGCTTGTATAAAAATATCATTGTTTTCGTCTTTTATCAGTTTCATCGTGTATATGAAAGAGTCAGCTGACAATTCCAACACAAGCTTTTGCCAACAATGAGCAACTTTCTTGGCTACATTCACAATAACATCAGGGGTGCATTTCTTGTTTACTTTTGACTTCAGTGACAGTTCTAGTGTTTCAGTTGACACAATATCTTCCTGGTCACAAAATCAACAGTTAACTAATGAATGCTCTAAGCTACATCCATACTgtatacaaataaaaatataccAGTATACATATTAATAGCAAACATGGTACTCAATATAACCATTGAAATTTAATTCACTCAACACAAAAATCACAGCAAATACACGTGCATGAAGCACTGCATGCCATTAGGTGCAGTCTAGCTATCTACGGGAGACAATCCATTTCCTAATAATTAATgattatttttagtttttacaAACAGCCAACCAAAATAAATTCACTATCATTCCATCATGCAAAGTTCAGCTAGAGACTGAACAACAATTTCATTTTCAGTACATCATGCCTAAGTTGCCAGTGATCCCAAGGTGTTCACTGAGATGTAGCTGACATAATCCCAACCACAAAGAGCCATAGGGTACATGCATCCACGTAATAGAACTTACAGCAACAAACTCTCATCTAAACCCATACACCAACCACATAACAAACTGGAAGTCATCAAAACTTGTCTAATCAAACCCAAGATGTTGCTGAAGATGCAGTTTGCTATTACAAACAGCAGAGAAAACATTGACAACCTGACTACTAGTGTATAACGTAAAAACTAATAAAAACTAGTTTAATATCACGGTAACTTCTCACTCACGTCTTCTTGACTGTCCTGAACAAGACAAGGCGATATCACTAAACTGACTTTTTGATCGCCCTGTTTAACATCAACATTGCAGATGTTTGTAGGGTGGTCATCACCATGCTCAAACTGCACACTGACATCAATTTCCTTGTCTAAGCATATCCATTTGTGCCAAAAGTCAGCAGCAGGTATGGTCTGAAGATAAATCCACAACTTCCATTAGACAACATGCTACAGTATATATGCAAACATGCACTATTACCGGTAGTTGTGCGATAGCTCTCCAATCACCACTTGTAATACTAAATTCAATATCGCCTTCAAACTTCAATTTCACTTCTCGACTTAGACGCAAGACATGACGCTTTGGCGATAATCGTTTTTCCTTACTGATCATCCGCTATTAaccacaacacaaaatttcaTGCTACGGATCAATTGATATATTCAAATACGCTCACAACATTGTTCATCAACATACCTCAATAAACTCATTACAGTTATCATGGTAATGAATAGTGAGATTCCAAATGTTTGACCAACTTCTTTGCCGATAACCAAACACAGAGAAAAGGATAGTTTTCGAAGCCATAAACATGTCAGCAGGCTTTCCAAACCACCAGTGCCAACAAAAGTGTTTCACACTCAAAGTACCGCTGTCAAGGTCGTATTTACAGTCTGGGTCCTCCATATTCACTTGATCCAAATCAGAATTAAATGTCATTATGGCTTCTGGCTGCCATAATTGAGATGGAGTGGAAGTATCACAGCTAGCTCTCATGAGTGACAAATGCCATCCTTTGGAATCAACTGGAGGAGGGAAACGTACATCAACAAGTTTCGAAAATGTTAATCCATGCGGTTCGAAGACAAATAGTGGACTCAAAATGTATCCATCATTGGCGTTAGTGGATGGCGGCATTAGTCTTTCATCAACATACATAAGCATTCTCAAGTTGACTGGTTCACTCACAGCACCGTTGGGAACCGAAATAGACAAACTGCCTGAGCTAAAGCATCCACCTTCAGGACCAACAGTCATTTCCAGTGTTGCAATTGGCTCAGGTGGTTCCACATCTGTGTCACTTCTctacacacatatatatggAGTTTAGAAGAAACTAGGGATTTGGGGGAGGAGCTAAGAATATTTTTAGAAGTAGTCAATAACAGTTGCATTTGCCGGTGAGCGAGAGTGTGAGCGAGAgaagagagaggagaggagagaagagagagagagagagagagagagagagagagagagagagagaggggagaaaGAGGAGAGGGGAGAAGAAGAATCAGACGGAGAAAGTCTGTATGAAGGACATaagcacaacaaacagaagggACAGAGAGAATTGGTGCTTACcgttatattataattattaaactGTCAGTTACGTGGAGTTGAAGAGTTTGTGCGCGTATCTGCATGATTATACTCATATATAGTCCGTAACATTAATTTAATCACTCACTGCAAGTCGAACTACGTCGTCTTCCGTGTACGCCGAAAGGCTCTTGGATTCTCGCGCGCGACAACTGGAGACTCAGGCGGGAAAGCAGCTATTCGAGATTACAGGAGACGCAACACAGTCGAAAGGTGAAAGCGTAGATTAGTTTGTTATGGAGCGACTAGTCACGATTGGGGAGAAGATGGGGTTGACCGGAGCGGAGTTACGTCAATTCTTGACGGATCAACAGACGattgagagagaagagagacaaAAGGAACGAGAATtaaagaaagaagaacaagaagCCGCAGAAAGGGCCAGAAGAGAAAAGGCCGAAGAAGCGCAGAGAGAAATGATTGCAGCGGAGGGAGAACGACAACATGCCTTAGAGATAAAAGGTTAGAACTGGAGGTGGCGAGAATCAAAGACGCGCACATCAGAGTAGACCATACTAGGGCAGGGAAACTACCCAAGATCGCACCCTTTCAAGATGGTAAGGACAAACTAGATAGTTATCTACTGAGATTCGAGAGATTTGCAAGAGTAAATAGATGGGAGGACGAACGATGGGCTGGCGCTTTGAGTGCCTTGTTGTCTGGGAAGGCCCTAGTCGTATATTCCCGATTATCGGAAGAGGCAGCTGTTGATTACAGGCAATTAAAGGAGGCCCTCTTGAAGAGATACGACCTGACGGAAGACGGATACCGACATAAGATTAGAAAGAGCAGGCCGGAGCCAGCAGAGAAGCCCGATCAATTTTTCACCGCCTGAAGAACTACCTGAAGAAATGGATGATGTTTTCGAAGTGC is a genomic window of Corticium candelabrum chromosome 11, ooCorCand1.1, whole genome shotgun sequence containing:
- the LOC134186534 gene encoding 52 kDa repressor of the inhibitor of the protein kinase-like, which produces MYGHKRPPKQRAADQRSLAEMFQPAKRVSQECRDAATSTSVNCISDDSQSGVAAGEDDDSVQTVSDGVGNMKSGGGSQDVVATTAEVVSDSDHGSFLEAVATAMEGKALSDEDKVKVIARRKPSEQTILPFRKYVDKRRKSGYSERFVQKKWFDQFDWLGYYGKRKEEGLFCLPCVLFPTVYREGSCRGDNFVARLHRDWKNLIADAAEHESTQYHRNAAAKLLAFLSTDKHPSERIDLMQSQAATERVSANRCILLSVLRCLELAAREGVALRGHRDDLTYDHSPQGNFMAFVKFAIDSGDIVLKEHLECCSRNATYMSKTTQNDLMKLMADDIIQQIVDNVKSSPFFAVLADEVRDVSGWEQLAVSLRYMKDNKAEEKLIKFIACSSGTGSSICAEIRNALKKLGLDETRCRAQAYDGAGAMSGHLNGCQKNFRDHVPRAQYYHCCSHQLNLALTKSCNVSEVHCMLSDLKAVGLFFKYSPKRQRTLEQSVEQENTKRTSAGEKPIRAQKLKLLCETRWVERHTALKDFRDMYFALVHCLQVISGQIIATPTAASKYDAKSVTEANGLLRSITSDSFIVALHCCTYLFGYTKCLSVLLQGSQLDVLEAYGEINQVLSLLEEIRSNSEREFSSIFASASAVTSRVLDQDHPQVPRLAARQTLRSNHPASTPESYWRRAVFIPFIYSMISELGSRFTDMSHASVQGLLLLPKHCQSLTPHHQAAIPKAYAPDLPDDPTFEAEIRRWKRKWEYAGAATLPTGVTETLGAVNEVAYANIVCILRLLLIIPVTTATVERANSALKLIKTDLRSTMAQDRLNALVLMFVHKDLSVNHERVIDSFAKAYPRRLLFLDPTATTEEAQSK
- the LOC134187343 gene encoding uncharacterized protein LOC134187343 isoform X2; translated protein: MLSFPCFAFCPFLLYGRQSVGTAIESGMKLGLSSLDEVSHRTDDDCGTVLNTEDDSHISADCRAREFESLSAYTEDDVFRLARSDTDVEPPEPIATLEMTVGPEGGCFSSGSLSISVPNGAVSEPVNLRMLMYVDERLMPPSTNANDGYILSPLFVFEPHGLTFSKLVDVRFPPPVDSKGWHLSLMRASCDTSTPSQLWQPEAIMTFNSDLDQVNMEDPDCKYDLDSGTLSVKHFCWHWWFGKPADMFMASKTILFSVFGYRQRSWSNIWNLTIHYHDNCNEFIERMISKEKRLSPKRHVLRLSREVKLKFEGDIEFSITSGDWRAIAQLPTIPAADFWHKWICLDKEIDGDQKVSLVISPCLVQDSQEDEDIVSTETLELSLKSKVNKKCTPDVIVNVAKKVAHCWQKLVLELSADSFIYTMKLIKDENNDIFIQAVTALRKWTDEFGDRANQAAMIHAMCTIGCRSQAEAVFGGSLVEHVCPPQ
- the LOC134187343 gene encoding uncharacterized protein LOC134187343 isoform X1, which codes for MLSFPCFAFCPFLLYGRQSVGTAIESGMKLGLSSLDEVSHRTDDDCGTVLNTEDDSHISADCRAREFESLSAYTEDDVFRLARSDTDVEPPEPIATLEMTVGPEGGCFSSGSLSISVPNGAVSEPVNLRMLMYVDERLMPPSTNANDGYILSPLFVFEPHGLTFSKLVDVRFPPPVDSKGWHLSLMRASCDTSTPSQLWQPEAIMTFNSDLDQVNMEDPDCKYDLDSGTLSVKHFCWHWWFGKPADMFMASKTILFSVFGYRQRSWSNIWNLTIHYHDNCNEFIERMISKEKRLSPKRHVLRLSREVKLKFEGDIEFSITSGDWRAIAQLPTIPAADFWHKWICLDKEIDVSVQFEHGDDHPTNICNVDVKQGDQKVSLVISPCLVQDSQEDEDIVSTETLELSLKSKVNKKCTPDVIVNVAKKVAHCWQKLVLELSADSFIYTMKLIKDENNDIFIQAVTALRKWTDEFGDRANQAAMIHAMCTIGCRSQAEAVFGGSLVEHVCPPQ